One stretch of Sphingomonas rosea DNA includes these proteins:
- a CDS encoding division/cell wall cluster transcriptional repressor MraZ — MPAFLRTVIERRGDARTIVLAKHETFPCLSAYDPAYAALKHQKIERLLEKNEQLPDAQLAYQQNNLMAFAISEEVPYDSTGRILVPTMMRRKGGIADLALFLGVGETFQIWNPLTLLEDDRIPEDLKDVCRYRLEERGLA; from the coding sequence GTGCCCGCCTTCCTGCGCACCGTGATCGAGCGCCGCGGCGATGCCCGCACCATCGTCCTCGCCAAGCACGAGACCTTCCCCTGCCTCAGCGCCTATGACCCCGCCTACGCCGCGCTGAAGCACCAGAAGATCGAGCGCCTCCTCGAGAAGAACGAGCAGCTGCCCGACGCGCAGCTCGCCTATCAGCAGAACAACCTGATGGCCTTCGCGATCAGCGAGGAAGTGCCCTACGACAGCACCGGCCGGATCCTCGTTCCGACCATGATGCGCCGCAAGGGCGGAATCGCCGACCTCGCCCTGTTCCTGGGCGTGGGCGAGACCTTCCAGATCTGGAACCCGCTTACCCTCCTCGAGGATGACCGCATCCCCGAGGACCTGAAGGATGTCTGCCGGTATCGGCTCGAGGAACGGGGGCTCGCATGA
- a CDS encoding DUF4350 domain-containing protein yields MRRLLLGLVLGLAGCSSPAPSKPADKPELALLTSLPIVFAESFGLEPPKSALRAALERDYRLKAVDGPEQLAAGGLLLAIQPQALTAERLVALDRWVRAGGRMVLLADPQLQWESSRPLGDKFRPPFVYPDTGLLAHWGLTLAPGSDPAGMGQLAATGSNCTVDAGASVARCRIGRGRVVVLADADLAMRDTPGDLQTVTDLVANAR; encoded by the coding sequence ATGCGCCGCCTGCTGCTCGGGCTCGTGCTGGGGCTGGCCGGCTGTTCGTCGCCCGCGCCGTCGAAGCCCGCCGACAAGCCCGAGCTTGCGCTGCTGACCAGCCTGCCGATCGTCTTCGCCGAGAGTTTCGGGCTCGAGCCGCCGAAGAGTGCGCTGCGCGCGGCGCTCGAGCGGGATTATCGCCTGAAAGCGGTCGATGGGCCCGAGCAGCTTGCGGCCGGCGGGCTCCTGCTCGCGATCCAGCCGCAGGCGCTGACGGCCGAGCGGCTGGTCGCGCTCGACCGGTGGGTGCGGGCCGGGGGGCGAATGGTGCTGCTCGCCGACCCGCAGCTCCAGTGGGAGAGCAGCCGCCCGCTCGGCGACAAGTTCCGGCCGCCGTTCGTCTATCCCGATACCGGGCTGCTCGCGCATTGGGGGCTGACGCTCGCGCCGGGCAGCGACCCGGCGGGGATGGGACAGCTGGCGGCGACCGGGAGCAATTGCACGGTGGACGCCGGCGCTTCGGTGGCGCGGTGCCGGATCGGGCGAGGGCGGGTGGTCGTGCTGGCCGACGCCGACCTCGCGATGCGCGACACGCCCGGCGACCTCCAGACCGTCACCGACCTGGTCGCGAACGCGCGCTGA
- the purL gene encoding phosphoribosylformylglycinamidine synthase subunit PurL, producing the protein MSEITPAIVAEHGLSPDEYERVLHALGRAPNLTELGIFSVMWSEHCSYKSSRIHLKKLPTTAPWVICGPGENAGVIDIGDGDAAIFKMESHNHPSYIEPYQGAATGVGGILRDVFTMGARPVANMNALRFGDPAHPKMRHLISGVVAGIGGYGNCVGVPTVGGETNFDPAYNGNILVNAMTVGVAKTDKIFYSAAAGIGNPVVYVGSKTGRDGIHGATMASADFGEDSEEKRPTVQVGDPFTEKLLIEACLELMASDAIVAIQDMGAAGLTSSSVEMASKGGVGIKLVMDQVPCRETGMTPYEMMLSESQERMLMVLKPGREAEAEAIFHKWELDFAVIGEVTDTGRMELVWKGDVVADIPLGPLADDAPLYDRPAMSREEYKAWAQVKPLGEVPESTDIAGDLMKLMASPHLASRRWIWEQYDSQVGGDTIQKSGGDAALVRVHGTTKALAITTDCTPRYCYADPYEGGKQAIAEAYRNISAVGATPLAVTNCLNFANPQRPEIMAQIVGCLEGMSDACRALDFPIVSGNVSLYNESKATGGGSAILPTPAIGAVGLMPDWSKSAAIGLKDEGETLLLIGHTKGHVGQSLWLDVCHGRREGEAPPVDLAVERRLGETLRQLIGEGIVSAVHDCSDGGAAVAMAEMALAGSMGFTMTVVPQVANPAAMLFGEDQGRAVVATRDPERVQALANAAELFTIPVGVTGGDAIVFDLVDRGGEQRVGLADLRTAHEAFLPTLMQA; encoded by the coding sequence ATGTCCGAGATCACGCCCGCGATCGTCGCCGAACACGGCCTCTCCCCCGACGAATATGAGCGCGTCCTCCACGCGCTGGGGCGCGCGCCTAACCTGACCGAGCTCGGCATCTTCTCGGTCATGTGGTCCGAGCATTGCTCCTACAAGAGCAGCCGGATCCACCTCAAGAAGCTCCCCACCACCGCCCCCTGGGTGATCTGCGGCCCGGGCGAGAACGCCGGCGTGATCGACATCGGCGACGGCGACGCGGCCATCTTCAAGATGGAGAGCCACAACCACCCCAGCTACATCGAGCCCTATCAGGGCGCGGCGACCGGGGTCGGCGGGATCCTGCGGGACGTCTTCACCATGGGCGCGCGGCCCGTCGCCAACATGAACGCGCTGCGCTTCGGCGATCCCGCCCATCCCAAGATGCGCCACCTCATCTCCGGCGTGGTCGCGGGGATTGGCGGCTACGGCAATTGCGTCGGCGTTCCGACCGTCGGCGGCGAGACCAATTTCGACCCCGCCTACAATGGCAACATCCTCGTCAACGCCATGACCGTCGGCGTCGCGAAGACCGACAAGATCTTCTATTCGGCCGCCGCGGGCATCGGCAATCCGGTGGTCTATGTCGGCTCCAAGACCGGCCGCGACGGCATTCACGGCGCGACCATGGCCAGCGCCGACTTCGGCGAGGACAGCGAGGAGAAGCGCCCCACCGTCCAGGTCGGCGATCCCTTCACCGAGAAGCTGCTCATCGAGGCTTGCCTCGAGCTGATGGCCTCGGACGCCATCGTCGCCATTCAGGACATGGGCGCCGCAGGCCTCACCTCGTCCTCGGTCGAAATGGCGTCGAAGGGCGGCGTCGGCATCAAGCTCGTCATGGACCAGGTCCCCTGCCGCGAGACCGGCATGACCCCCTACGAGATGATGCTCTCGGAATCGCAGGAGCGCATGCTGATGGTCCTCAAGCCCGGCCGCGAGGCCGAGGCCGAAGCCATCTTCCACAAGTGGGAGCTCGACTTCGCGGTAATCGGCGAAGTCACCGACACCGGCCGGATGGAGCTGGTCTGGAAGGGCGACGTGGTCGCCGACATCCCGCTCGGCCCGCTCGCCGACGACGCCCCGCTCTACGACCGCCCGGCGATGAGCCGCGAGGAGTACAAGGCTTGGGCACAGGTCAAGCCGCTGGGCGAGGTGCCGGAGAGCACCGACATTGCGGGCGACCTCATGAAGCTGATGGCCTCCCCCCACCTCGCCTCGCGGCGCTGGATCTGGGAGCAATATGACAGCCAGGTCGGTGGCGACACCATTCAGAAGTCGGGCGGCGACGCGGCGCTGGTCCGGGTCCACGGGACGACCAAAGCGCTCGCCATCACCACCGACTGCACCCCGCGCTACTGCTATGCCGACCCCTATGAAGGCGGCAAGCAGGCGATCGCCGAGGCCTATCGCAATATCAGCGCGGTCGGCGCGACCCCGCTTGCGGTCACCAACTGCCTCAACTTCGCCAACCCCCAGCGGCCCGAGATCATGGCGCAGATCGTCGGCTGCCTCGAAGGCATGAGCGACGCCTGCCGCGCCCTCGACTTCCCGATCGTCTCCGGCAACGTCAGCCTCTACAACGAGAGCAAGGCGACCGGCGGCGGCAGCGCCATCCTCCCCACCCCCGCGATCGGCGCGGTGGGGCTGATGCCCGACTGGTCGAAGAGCGCCGCGATCGGCCTCAAGGATGAGGGCGAGACCTTGCTCCTCATCGGCCATACCAAGGGACATGTCGGCCAGTCGCTCTGGCTCGACGTCTGCCACGGCCGCCGCGAAGGCGAGGCGCCGCCGGTCGACCTCGCGGTCGAGCGCCGCCTCGGCGAAACGCTCCGCCAGCTCATCGGCGAGGGCATCGTCAGCGCGGTCCACGATTGCTCGGACGGCGGCGCGGCGGTGGCGATGGCCGAGATGGCGCTCGCCGGCAGTATGGGCTTCACGATGACGGTCGTGCCCCAGGTTGCCAATCCGGCCGCGATGCTGTTCGGCGAGGACCAGGGCCGCGCCGTCGTCGCCACCCGCGATCCCGAGCGGGTCCAGGCTCTCGCCAACGCTGCCGAACTCTTCACCATTCCGGTCGGCGTGACCGGCGGCGATGCCATCGTCTTCGACCTTGTCGATCGGGGCGGCGAGCAACGGGTCGGCCTCGCCGACCTCCGCACCGCGCACGAGGCTTTCCTGCCCACGCTGATGCAGGCGTGA
- a CDS encoding DUF72 domain-containing protein: MTIRVGVGGWTYQPWRGTFYPDGLAQRRELEYAAAHLGSIEINATAYGRQKRTSWCKWRDAVPDGFQFSLKASRFSTARKILADSEPSIAVFLEQGFTELGDKLGPINWQFADTKAFERDDFARFLDLIPDAQDGVKLRHALEVRHPSFADPAFLDLARARNMAVVFAEHDAFVRIEEQTADFSYARLQRSVDEVETGYEAAALDGWARQARRWARGGRDVFIYFIGGAKVRNPATALALIDRL, translated from the coding sequence GTGACGATCCGGGTCGGCGTCGGAGGCTGGACCTACCAGCCCTGGCGCGGGACCTTCTATCCCGACGGCCTCGCGCAGCGCCGCGAGCTGGAATATGCCGCCGCGCACCTCGGCAGCATCGAGATCAACGCCACCGCCTACGGCCGGCAGAAGCGGACAAGCTGGTGCAAGTGGCGCGACGCGGTGCCAGACGGCTTCCAATTCAGCTTGAAGGCCTCGCGCTTCTCGACCGCCCGCAAGATCCTCGCCGACAGCGAGCCGTCGATTGCGGTGTTTCTCGAGCAGGGCTTCACCGAGCTCGGGGACAAGCTCGGGCCCATCAACTGGCAGTTCGCCGACACCAAGGCCTTCGAGCGCGACGACTTCGCCCGCTTCCTCGACCTGATTCCCGACGCGCAGGACGGGGTGAAACTGCGCCACGCACTCGAGGTCCGACACCCGAGCTTCGCCGATCCCGCCTTCCTCGACCTCGCCCGGGCGCGCAACATGGCGGTGGTCTTCGCCGAACACGACGCATTCGTGCGGATCGAGGAGCAGACCGCCGATTTCAGCTACGCCCGTCTCCAGCGCAGCGTCGACGAGGTCGAGACCGGCTACGAGGCCGCAGCGCTCGATGGCTGGGCGCGGCAGGCGAGGCGCTGGGCCAGGGGCGGGCGCGACGTCTTCATCTATTTCATCGGCGGCGCGAAGGTCCGCAATCCGGCGACCGCCCTCGCGCTGATCGACCGGCTCTAG
- the spt gene encoding serine palmitoyltransferase, whose product MTAEPGKAAPAGGASDLFDKFQPMIDIRENLLSTGVTDPFSLVMERVESPTVAICNGKRTILLGTYNYMGQTFDPDVLAAGKQALDEFGSGTTGSRVLNGTYQGHRECEEALKRFYGMDHAMVFSTGYQANLGIISTMAGKDDYVILDIDSHASIYDGCALGNAQIVAFRHNDVEALEKRLKRLPAEAGKLVVLEGVYSMLGDVAPLKEMVAISKAHGAMVLVDEAHSMGFIGPNGRGVAEEQGVLDDVDFVIGTFSKSVGTVGGFCVSNHPKFEILRLVCRPYVFTASLPPSVVATAAVSIDKLRDAKDKRDHLWANSRRLHGGLKELGFTLGTETPQSAIIAVIMPDLEKGAAMWEALLQEGLYVNLARPPATPAGMTLLRCSLCALHSEQQVGEILGMFEAAGKRVGVI is encoded by the coding sequence ATGACCGCCGAGCCCGGAAAGGCCGCGCCCGCTGGCGGCGCATCCGACCTGTTCGACAAGTTCCAGCCGATGATCGACATCCGCGAGAACCTGCTCTCGACCGGGGTCACCGATCCGTTCAGCCTGGTGATGGAGCGGGTCGAGAGCCCGACCGTCGCCATCTGCAACGGCAAGCGGACGATTCTGCTCGGCACCTACAACTACATGGGGCAGACCTTCGACCCCGACGTGCTGGCGGCGGGCAAGCAGGCGCTCGACGAATTCGGCTCGGGCACCACCGGCAGCCGCGTCCTCAACGGCACCTATCAGGGTCACCGCGAGTGCGAGGAGGCGCTCAAGCGCTTCTACGGCATGGACCATGCCATGGTCTTCTCGACCGGCTACCAGGCGAACCTGGGCATCATCTCGACGATGGCGGGGAAGGACGATTACGTCATCCTCGACATCGACAGCCATGCCTCGATCTACGACGGCTGCGCGCTCGGCAACGCCCAGATCGTCGCCTTCCGCCACAATGACGTCGAGGCGCTCGAGAAGCGCCTGAAGCGCCTCCCGGCCGAGGCCGGCAAGCTGGTCGTCCTCGAAGGCGTCTATTCGATGCTTGGCGACGTCGCACCGCTCAAGGAGATGGTCGCCATCTCCAAGGCGCATGGCGCGATGGTGCTGGTCGACGAAGCCCACTCGATGGGCTTCATCGGGCCCAACGGCCGCGGCGTGGCCGAGGAACAGGGCGTGCTCGACGACGTCGACTTCGTCATCGGCACCTTTTCCAAGTCGGTCGGGACCGTTGGCGGCTTCTGCGTCTCGAACCATCCCAAGTTCGAGATCCTCCGCCTCGTCTGCCGTCCCTATGTCTTCACCGCCTCGCTTCCGCCGAGCGTGGTCGCGACCGCCGCCGTGTCGATCGACAAGCTGCGCGATGCCAAGGACAAGCGCGACCATCTTTGGGCCAACAGCCGCCGCCTCCACGGCGGGCTGAAGGAGCTCGGCTTCACCCTCGGCACCGAGACTCCGCAGTCGGCGATCATCGCGGTGATCATGCCCGATCTCGAGAAGGGCGCGGCGATGTGGGAAGCGCTCCTCCAGGAGGGGCTCTACGTGAACCTTGCCCGCCCGCCGGCGACCCCGGCCGGCATGACCCTCTTGCGCTGTTCGCTCTGCGCACTCCACAGCGAGCAGCAGGTCGGCGAAATCCTCGGCATGTTCGAAGCGGCGGGCAAGCGCGTCGGGGTCATCTGA
- a CDS encoding PaaI family thioesterase gives MSDGLPPYAQLLQLRSETGADGTLLFVMPFHDDVIGRPGYLHGGAIAGLLEFAAYGELARAIEGRPVTPKPISVTIDYLLGGRGGDTFAAATIERLGARIANVEAFAWQKDRATPIASARINFLLG, from the coding sequence ATGTCCGACGGCCTGCCCCCTTATGCCCAATTGCTCCAGCTCCGCAGCGAAACCGGAGCGGACGGAACGTTGCTGTTCGTCATGCCCTTCCACGACGACGTGATCGGGCGCCCGGGCTATCTGCATGGCGGAGCGATCGCCGGGCTGCTGGAATTTGCGGCCTATGGCGAGCTTGCCCGCGCGATCGAGGGTCGCCCGGTTACGCCCAAGCCGATCAGCGTGACGATCGATTACCTTCTCGGCGGCCGCGGCGGCGACACCTTCGCGGCGGCGACGATCGAACGACTTGGCGCCCGGATCGCCAACGTCGAGGCCTTCGCCTGGCAGAAGGATCGCGCCACGCCGATCGCCAGCGCCCGGATCAACTTCCTGCTCGGTTAG
- a CDS encoding acyl carrier protein translates to MTDRDERKSKILGLVAEFNKKGIAVAEDTRFAQDLEWDSLTVMDFVAAVEDEFDIIITMNRAAEIETVGSLIDAVGELQGQ, encoded by the coding sequence ATGACCGATCGCGACGAACGCAAGAGCAAGATCCTCGGCCTGGTGGCCGAATTCAACAAGAAGGGCATTGCCGTGGCGGAGGACACCCGCTTCGCGCAGGACCTCGAATGGGACAGCCTGACGGTGATGGATTTCGTCGCCGCGGTCGAGGACGAGTTCGACATCATCATCACCATGAACCGCGCCGCCGAGATCGAGACGGTCGGGTCGCTGATCGACGCGGTCGGCGAACTTCAGGGGCAATAA
- the rsmH gene encoding 16S rRNA (cytosine(1402)-N(4))-methyltransferase RsmH: MSEVPPSVPGATLAGSQEPVAAAHKPVLVDEVVEALAIAPGETHVDGTFGAGGYTRAMLRAGAGRVIAFDRDPDAIANGPSLVPDSRLTLIHERFSQMAAVLDAEGLAPVDGITLDIGVSSMQLDQRERGFSFRDDGPLDMRMSQDGPSAADFLNTADEAEIARVIRTYGDEPRAKSLARAIVAARPLTRTAELAAVCRKVLGWHAGMKTDPSTRTFQAIRIHVNAELEELEAGLEAAERSLRPGGRLAVVTFHSLEDRIVKQFLKVRSGAAPAGSRHRPAVAAGPAPTFRAVAKPISAGEAELLDNPRARSARLRTAVRTEAPVTPRKAA; encoded by the coding sequence ATGAGCGAGGTTCCCCCCTCCGTTCCGGGCGCAACCCTGGCCGGCTCGCAAGAGCCGGTCGCGGCGGCGCACAAGCCCGTGCTGGTCGATGAGGTCGTCGAAGCGCTCGCCATCGCCCCTGGCGAGACGCATGTCGACGGCACGTTTGGAGCTGGCGGCTACACCCGTGCCATGCTCCGGGCGGGGGCGGGACGAGTGATTGCCTTTGATCGCGACCCCGATGCGATCGCCAACGGGCCGTCACTCGTCCCGGACTCGCGCTTGACCCTCATTCACGAGCGCTTCTCGCAGATGGCGGCGGTGCTCGACGCCGAAGGGCTCGCCCCGGTCGACGGGATCACGCTCGACATCGGCGTCAGCTCGATGCAGCTCGATCAGCGCGAGCGCGGCTTCTCGTTCCGCGATGACGGCCCGCTCGACATGCGGATGAGCCAGGACGGCCCGAGCGCCGCCGACTTCCTCAACACCGCCGACGAGGCCGAGATCGCGCGGGTGATCCGCACCTATGGCGACGAGCCGCGGGCCAAGAGCCTGGCGCGGGCGATCGTCGCCGCGCGGCCGCTCACCCGCACGGCCGAGCTGGCGGCGGTGTGCCGCAAGGTGCTCGGCTGGCATGCGGGAATGAAGACCGATCCCTCGACCCGCACCTTCCAGGCGATCCGGATCCACGTGAACGCCGAGCTCGAGGAGCTCGAGGCGGGGCTGGAAGCCGCCGAGCGCAGCCTTCGTCCCGGCGGGCGGCTGGCGGTGGTCACCTTCCACAGCCTCGAGGACCGGATCGTGAAGCAGTTCCTCAAGGTGCGGAGTGGGGCCGCACCGGCCGGCTCGCGCCATCGCCCCGCGGTGGCCGCTGGGCCGGCCCCCACCTTCCGCGCCGTCGCCAAGCCGATCTCGGCGGGCGAGGCCGAACTTCTCGACAATCCCCGGGCGCGTTCGGCCCGGCTTCGTACGGCGGTCCGCACCGAGGCCCCCGTCACCCCGCGAAAGGCAGCATGA
- a CDS encoding acylglycerol kinase family protein — translation MAKARIALLSNPKSTGNLLQLPRIRAFCAEHPDIFHYEVEKADQVGDALKTIALVRPKVLVINGGDGTVQAALTELVNGGHFADQRPPVAVLPNGKTNLIALDLGAQGDPVEALKRLLEMAEGDLTDRLVARELIALTSEGVTRPVIGMFLGGAGLADTMKYCREKIYPLGLPNGISHAITAVAVLIRQMLGLGGGLLPERPMPIEVKVRRQGALSGRFALLMVTTLERLLLNSDLHTAGKGPLKLLAVDHRSSSLLRGLFAGLGGRLGRKKLPGVHVEEADEISIEGDSSSVFLDGEMFTAGIGKPITLTRAAPLSFVRLAA, via the coding sequence ATGGCCAAGGCTCGAATCGCCCTTCTCAGCAACCCCAAGTCGACCGGCAACCTCCTGCAGCTGCCGCGCATCCGCGCGTTCTGCGCCGAGCATCCCGACATCTTCCATTACGAGGTCGAGAAGGCCGACCAGGTCGGGGACGCCTTGAAGACGATCGCGCTGGTCCGGCCCAAGGTGCTGGTGATCAACGGCGGCGACGGGACGGTACAGGCGGCGCTGACCGAGCTGGTCAACGGCGGCCACTTCGCCGACCAGCGCCCGCCTGTCGCGGTGCTGCCCAACGGCAAGACCAACCTCATCGCGCTCGACCTCGGCGCGCAGGGCGATCCGGTGGAGGCGCTTAAGCGCCTGCTCGAGATGGCCGAGGGCGACCTCACCGACCGGCTGGTGGCCCGCGAACTGATCGCGCTCACCAGCGAGGGCGTGACCCGTCCGGTAATCGGCATGTTCCTCGGCGGCGCGGGGCTTGCCGACACGATGAAATATTGCCGCGAGAAGATCTATCCGCTCGGACTTCCGAACGGGATCAGCCACGCGATCACCGCGGTCGCGGTGCTGATCCGGCAGATGCTCGGGCTCGGCGGCGGGCTGCTGCCCGAGCGGCCGATGCCGATCGAGGTCAAGGTTCGCCGGCAGGGCGCGCTCAGCGGGCGTTTCGCCCTCCTGATGGTGACGACGCTCGAGCGGCTGCTCCTCAACAGCGACCTTCACACCGCGGGCAAGGGTCCGCTCAAGCTGCTCGCGGTCGATCATCGCTCGAGCTCGCTCCTGCGCGGCCTGTTCGCCGGGCTCGGCGGGCGGCTGGGCCGCAAGAAACTGCCCGGCGTCCACGTCGAGGAGGCCGACGAGATCAGCATCGAGGGCGATTCGTCCTCCGTGTTCCTCGATGGCGAAATGTTCACGGCCGGGATCGGCAAGCCGATCACATTGACCCGCGCCGCTCCCCTGTCCTTTGTCCGACTCGCGGCCTGA
- a CDS encoding Imm8 family immunity protein, which yields MRAELKGIHSVDAELESYVPDNDAFCVLVTAQIGTLGSKEADNFNFYVCSPQWLSLQLETDKVVSGRHHFFMSEFDLASLEAYVVKRVRQAEGADWAAIAAKLARWSHWEFEDYAGS from the coding sequence ATGAGAGCGGAACTTAAGGGAATCCACAGCGTCGATGCCGAACTCGAGAGCTACGTTCCCGACAATGACGCTTTCTGTGTGCTTGTGACCGCGCAGATTGGCACATTGGGATCAAAGGAGGCGGACAATTTCAATTTTTACGTTTGCTCGCCTCAGTGGCTCTCGCTGCAGCTGGAGACGGACAAGGTGGTAAGCGGTCGACACCACTTTTTCATGAGTGAGTTCGACCTCGCGTCGCTTGAAGCTTACGTAGTCAAGCGGGTGCGTCAGGCCGAGGGAGCTGACTGGGCAGCAATTGCGGCTAAGCTTGCTCGATGGAGCCACTGGGAGTTCGAGGACTACGCTGGCAGCTAA
- a CDS encoding response regulator, producing the protein MMAGTDESGGFDGRRFGAAAGATLAALILLGMVLLVAVSNRARDDALERERHAYDVTLLVRTVDATVARSEAALGRFVLDEDVKTSGSIYANEWRLAGTQLRQLERLVRKDPVQARRVATVQALYVQHGENLGKVAQAAASAKGEGGVALFYTYTREAPIKPNEPITLTLGAQLRAKLAEIATSERGVLRNSMEQTQFFSAQADRLTDYLSWLGVIIGLAAIGLGVLAVQAVRQNYLARREAETLEQAVAMRTQELSAANEALLQEAEEREAAEAQLRQIQKMEAVGQLTGGIAHDFNNMLAVVVGGIDLAKRRIGGPKREILQHLNNAMDGATRAAALTRRLLGFARAEPLLPEQTDPGELVRGITDLLDRTLGERIQVRVETNGSWPVYVDPHQLENALLNMAVNARDAMEGEGMLTIATSDVALDDGELGGLPGGDYVRIAVADQGCGMSEEVQRRAFEPFFTTKEVGKGTGLGLSQIFGFARSSGGEVKIDSAVGVGTVVSLFLPRSLVLPEEVRRQPAVASRPSGEPGKQVRGARILLCEDDPRVRSATVEALQDLDFEPVACANAEEALSAFEAQAFDLVISDVIMPGMTGPELIRVLKRRHPELAVLFVTGYVGEGEGEDLKGYEMLRKPFTVGALQDAVEAAIGRTELRAA; encoded by the coding sequence ATGATGGCAGGGACCGACGAGAGCGGCGGCTTCGACGGACGCCGGTTCGGGGCAGCAGCCGGGGCGACCTTGGCGGCACTCATCCTGCTCGGAATGGTCCTTCTTGTCGCGGTGAGCAACCGGGCGCGCGATGACGCGCTCGAGCGCGAGCGTCATGCCTACGACGTGACGCTGCTCGTCCGCACCGTCGACGCGACCGTCGCGCGCTCCGAAGCCGCGCTCGGCCGGTTCGTGCTCGACGAGGACGTGAAGACCTCGGGCAGCATCTACGCCAATGAGTGGCGCCTCGCCGGAACCCAGCTTCGCCAGCTCGAACGGCTGGTCCGCAAGGACCCCGTCCAGGCGCGCCGCGTCGCCACCGTGCAGGCCTTGTACGTCCAGCATGGCGAAAACCTCGGCAAGGTCGCGCAGGCCGCCGCCAGCGCGAAGGGCGAGGGCGGTGTCGCGCTCTTCTACACCTACACGCGCGAGGCGCCGATCAAGCCCAACGAGCCGATCACGCTGACGCTCGGCGCGCAGCTCCGCGCCAAGCTGGCCGAGATCGCGACCTCCGAGCGCGGCGTGCTGCGTAACAGCATGGAGCAGACACAATTCTTCTCCGCGCAGGCCGACCGGCTGACCGACTATCTGTCGTGGCTCGGCGTCATCATCGGTCTCGCCGCGATCGGGCTTGGCGTTCTGGCGGTCCAGGCGGTGCGGCAGAACTACCTCGCCCGGCGCGAGGCGGAGACGCTCGAGCAGGCGGTCGCGATGCGGACCCAGGAGCTGTCGGCGGCGAACGAGGCCTTGCTGCAGGAAGCCGAGGAGCGCGAGGCCGCCGAAGCGCAGCTCCGCCAGATCCAGAAGATGGAGGCCGTGGGCCAGCTCACCGGCGGCATCGCGCACGACTTCAACAACATGCTCGCGGTGGTCGTCGGCGGGATCGACCTCGCCAAGCGCCGGATCGGCGGGCCCAAGCGCGAAATCCTCCAGCATCTCAACAACGCCATGGACGGCGCGACGCGCGCCGCGGCGCTGACCCGCCGACTGCTCGGCTTCGCCCGCGCCGAGCCCTTGCTCCCGGAGCAGACCGACCCCGGCGAACTCGTCCGCGGGATCACCGATCTCCTCGACCGGACGCTCGGCGAGCGAATCCAGGTGCGGGTCGAGACCAACGGGAGCTGGCCGGTCTACGTCGATCCCCACCAGCTCGAGAACGCGCTGCTCAACATGGCGGTCAACGCCCGGGACGCGATGGAAGGCGAGGGCATGCTGACCATCGCCACCAGCGACGTCGCCCTCGACGACGGCGAACTCGGCGGGCTGCCGGGGGGTGACTATGTCCGGATCGCCGTCGCCGACCAGGGCTGCGGGATGAGCGAGGAAGTCCAGCGCCGCGCGTTCGAGCCCTTCTTCACCACCAAGGAAGTCGGCAAGGGGACTGGCCTCGGCCTCAGCCAGATCTTCGGCTTCGCACGCTCGTCGGGGGGCGAGGTCAAGATCGACAGCGCGGTCGGCGTCGGCACGGTGGTCAGCCTGTTCCTGCCGCGCAGCCTCGTCTTGCCCGAAGAGGTGCGGCGCCAGCCGGCGGTCGCCTCCCGCCCGAGTGGCGAGCCGGGCAAGCAGGTGCGCGGCGCCCGGATCCTGCTGTGCGAGGATGACCCCCGGGTTCGCAGCGCGACGGTGGAAGCGCTGCAGGACCTCGATTTCGAGCCCGTCGCCTGTGCCAACGCCGAGGAGGCCTTGAGCGCCTTCGAGGCCCAGGCCTTCGATCTCGTCATCAGCGACGTCATCATGCCCGGCATGACCGGTCCCGAGCTTATCCGGGTCTTGAAGCGGCGCCACCCCGAACTCGCGGTGCTGTTCGTGACGGGCTATGTCGGCGAGGGCGAGGGCGAGGACCTCAAGGGCTATGAGATGCTGCGCAAGCCCTTCACCGTGGGCGCGCTGCAGGACGCGGTCGAGGCGGCGATCGGTCGGACCGAGCTCCGCGCGGCCTAG